In one Gemmatimonadota bacterium genomic region, the following are encoded:
- a CDS encoding class A beta-lactamase-related serine hydrolase: MKPGLAGLLTVAVLGCGGPDPVAPPPPPPPAEVTSLTVTPLQAIVTGGERVTATAVARTAQGSAQATIDWKSSDPLVATVATTGTITATGNGTATITASVGSVSAALEFKVAPPGLGRIVDSVRRAYGLPAMGGAIITSAGTEALAVAGTRRADRGPFVTVDDKWHIGSNLKAVTAALAATVVDQGTLAWSTTIGAAFPDLAAMMRPEYRDVTLGDLLSHRGGIRNDPPVSAFVGATAKSQRDGLAAWTLAEAPVGPVGVFAYSNLGYVLAGAMIERAEHGVYEDLLASRLLQPLGVTGLGWGPQAAAGASDQPVAHSFQNGRWAPCEGCDNLPGLSAAGRAHLPLGDWAKLIREFLAADAGASTLITPATGRDLFTNRVPLTGTDSYGLGWVLVTRGWAGGRAAAHEGSNTVNHSVAWLGLGRGIGFIAVTNAADPATVRTGQALDVLIGRMIGWHDTGK, from the coding sequence GTGAAACCAGGGCTCGCGGGTCTCCTTACCGTCGCGGTGCTCGGCTGCGGAGGCCCTGATCCCGTCGCTCCGCCGCCGCCCCCGCCGCCGGCGGAGGTTACCTCCCTCACCGTGACCCCGCTCCAGGCGATCGTCACTGGTGGCGAACGGGTGACCGCGACGGCCGTGGCCCGGACCGCCCAAGGCTCGGCGCAGGCCACCATCGATTGGAAGTCGAGCGATCCATTGGTTGCGACCGTGGCCACGACCGGCACCATCACGGCGACGGGCAATGGGACGGCCACGATCACGGCCTCGGTCGGAAGCGTCAGCGCCGCCCTCGAATTCAAGGTCGCCCCGCCGGGCCTCGGCCGGATCGTTGACTCGGTCCGCCGGGCGTACGGACTGCCGGCCATGGGCGGCGCCATCATCACGAGCGCCGGCACCGAAGCGCTGGCGGTCGCCGGCACCCGGCGCGCCGACCGGGGTCCGTTCGTCACGGTGGACGACAAGTGGCACATCGGGTCCAATCTCAAGGCGGTCACTGCCGCGCTCGCGGCCACCGTGGTCGACCAGGGCACGCTGGCCTGGTCGACGACCATCGGCGCGGCGTTCCCGGACTTGGCCGCCATGATGCGGCCCGAGTACCGGGACGTGACGTTAGGCGATCTTCTCTCTCACCGGGGCGGGATCCGGAATGATCCGCCGGTGTCCGCGTTCGTGGGTGCCACCGCGAAATCACAACGGGACGGCCTGGCGGCGTGGACGCTGGCCGAGGCGCCGGTCGGTCCGGTCGGGGTCTTCGCCTACAGCAATTTGGGCTACGTGCTGGCCGGCGCGATGATCGAGCGCGCCGAACACGGGGTCTACGAGGACCTCTTGGCCAGCCGGCTGCTCCAACCGTTAGGCGTCACTGGGCTCGGGTGGGGCCCGCAGGCCGCGGCCGGCGCCAGCGACCAGCCGGTGGCCCACTCCTTCCAGAACGGCCGCTGGGCTCCCTGCGAAGGCTGCGACAATCTCCCTGGTCTTTCGGCCGCTGGGCGGGCCCACCTCCCGTTGGGTGACTGGGCCAAACTGATCCGCGAGTTCCTGGCGGCCGATGCCGGGGCATCGACCCTGATCACACCGGCCACCGGCCGGGATCTGTTCACGAACCGAGTGCCGCTCACCGGTACCGACAGCTACGGGCTTGGCTGGGTCTTGGTCACGCGCGGGTGGGCCGGCGGCCGGGCCGCGGCGCATGAGGGATCCAACACCGTCAACCACTCGGTGGCTTGGCTGGGCCTCGGCCGCGGCATCGGATTCATTGCGGTCACCAACGCGGCTGATCCCGCTACGGTGCGGACCGGGCAGGCACTCGATGTATTGATCGGGCGGATGATCGGCTGGCACGACACCGGGAAGTGA
- a CDS encoding oxidoreductase produces the protein MSRQTTAILIERHGPPEVLVERTIPLGDPGPGQVHLEVAATGVNFADLLMRAGLYGTVPPMPYSPGFEVVGTVQGIGPGVTDWAPGDRAVGLIRHGGYARDLIVATPNLFRYPASLSAPEAASVPVAFLTAWVALFESARLRDGETVLVLNAAGGVGTAAVQLCRWRNIRVIGTAGSESKRQAVVDRLGAAACFDSAGDWGAEVARLVGPRGVDVALDAVGGRATPMCRSLLAPLGRLVFYGMSDAMPARKKNWIAMIRAWLRTGRIHPLDLIEPNASVAGIHLLHLHAKESLLRPALEQIYQAVTAGALTPLVDRVFSLDRAGAIEAHRYLHDRRVFGKVVLA, from the coding sequence TTGAGCCGACAAACCACCGCGATCCTGATCGAACGTCACGGGCCTCCCGAGGTACTCGTCGAGCGGACCATCCCCCTCGGCGACCCGGGGCCGGGCCAGGTCCATCTCGAAGTGGCCGCAACCGGCGTCAACTTTGCCGATCTGTTGATGCGGGCCGGCCTCTACGGCACGGTTCCGCCGATGCCTTACAGCCCTGGGTTCGAAGTGGTCGGCACGGTCCAGGGCATCGGGCCCGGCGTGACCGACTGGGCTCCCGGCGACCGGGCGGTCGGGTTGATTCGGCACGGCGGCTACGCCCGCGATCTGATAGTGGCCACGCCCAACCTGTTCCGATACCCAGCCAGTCTGTCCGCGCCTGAGGCGGCGTCGGTCCCGGTGGCGTTTCTCACGGCCTGGGTGGCCCTGTTCGAATCGGCCCGGCTCCGCGATGGGGAGACCGTCCTCGTCTTGAACGCGGCCGGAGGGGTCGGGACTGCGGCCGTGCAACTCTGTCGCTGGCGAAACATCCGGGTCATCGGAACAGCGGGCTCGGAGTCAAAACGCCAAGCCGTGGTCGACCGGTTGGGCGCCGCGGCGTGCTTCGACTCGGCCGGCGATTGGGGTGCCGAGGTGGCGCGGCTGGTCGGTCCCCGCGGGGTGGATGTGGCGCTCGATGCCGTGGGGGGTCGGGCCACGCCGATGTGCCGCTCGCTGCTGGCGCCGCTTGGCCGATTGGTGTTTTACGGAATGAGCGACGCGATGCCGGCCCGGAAGAAGAACTGGATCGCGATGATCCGGGCGTGGCTCCGCACCGGCCGGATTCACCCGCTCGACCTGATCGAGCCTAACGCTTCGGTGGCCGGCATCCACCTGCTCCATCTCCACGCGAAAGAATCCCTGCTTCGACCCGCGCTCGAGCAGATCTATCAGGCGGTCACGGCCGGCGCGCTCACCCCGCTGGTCGACCGAGTGTTCTCGCTGGATCGGGCCGGCGCGATCGAGGCGCATCGGTATCTCCACGACCGGCGGGTCTTCGGCAAGGTGGTTTTGGCATGA
- a CDS encoding DUF5009 domain-containing protein, whose amino-acid sequence MAVDSNPAPVPAERLLSLDFMRGLIMVLLMLESSQLYTRLLELEGTPFHAFAVQFHHHPWHGLRFWDLIQPGFMFIAGTALALSLTRQAGLGVSWSASLRKALRRSGWLFFFGVLDYAVRPQGLSFELWDVLTQLSFTLLVAFLIFRWPARWQIGFSIGLLVLTEVLYRLAGVPGFDQPFTDQQNVGNYLDLILMGKINPDGWVAINCLPTTAHTIWGAVAGKLLLSSKPGLEKVRWLVAAGIAGLVVGFGLDLTTTPIIKRIATSSFVLASGGYCLLGLAACYWAIDIHKRRPLISFFIVVGMNSLFIYLFFEIVGNRWFTGYVGAITNGLLAMARVPAPVMGIVTALAVFALEWRLCYFLYRRGIFFKI is encoded by the coding sequence ATGGCGGTCGACTCGAACCCGGCCCCGGTTCCGGCGGAACGGCTCCTGTCCCTCGATTTCATGCGGGGCCTGATCATGGTCCTGCTGATGCTCGAGAGCTCCCAACTGTACACCCGGTTGCTCGAACTCGAGGGCACTCCGTTTCACGCGTTCGCGGTCCAGTTTCACCATCACCCGTGGCACGGACTTCGGTTTTGGGATTTGATCCAGCCGGGGTTCATGTTCATCGCGGGGACGGCGCTCGCGCTGTCGCTGACTCGCCAGGCCGGGTTGGGCGTCAGCTGGAGTGCGTCACTCCGGAAGGCGCTCCGGCGCTCCGGGTGGTTGTTCTTCTTCGGCGTCCTCGACTACGCGGTCCGGCCCCAAGGACTGTCGTTCGAGCTCTGGGACGTGCTGACCCAACTCTCCTTCACGTTGCTGGTGGCTTTCCTGATTTTTCGGTGGCCAGCTCGGTGGCAGATCGGGTTCAGCATCGGTCTGCTGGTCTTGACCGAAGTCCTCTATCGGCTGGCCGGGGTCCCAGGCTTCGACCAACCGTTCACCGATCAGCAGAACGTCGGCAACTACCTCGATCTGATCCTGATGGGGAAGATCAACCCGGACGGCTGGGTCGCAATCAACTGTCTCCCAACCACCGCGCACACGATCTGGGGAGCCGTCGCCGGGAAACTGCTGTTGTCCTCCAAGCCGGGTCTGGAGAAGGTCCGCTGGCTCGTGGCCGCCGGGATCGCCGGGCTCGTCGTGGGCTTCGGACTCGATTTGACCACAACTCCGATCATCAAACGGATCGCGACCAGCTCCTTCGTGCTCGCGTCGGGCGGATATTGTCTGCTCGGACTGGCGGCCTGCTACTGGGCCATCGACATCCACAAACGCCGGCCGCTGATTAGTTTCTTTATCGTGGTCGGGATGAACTCGCTGTTCATCTACCTCTTCTTCGAAATCGTCGGCAATCGGTGGTTTACGGGGTATGTTGGCGCCATCACCAACGGGTTGCTGGCGATGGCGCGGGTTCCCGCGCCCGTCATGGGGATTGTCACGGCTTTGGCTGTGTTTGCCCTCGAGTGGCGGCTTTGCTACTTCCTGTACCGCCGGGGGATCTTCTTCAAGATCTGA
- a CDS encoding carbonate dehydratase — MSILQHLFVQNRAWAVATERQRPGFFAALATQQAPRYLWIGCSDSRVPASEIVGLMPGELFVHRNVGNVVVHTDLNCLSVLQYAVDVIKVEHIIVCGHYGCGGVRAAWDAVPLGLIDNWLRHIQDVADRHREDLAARPTAENRVDRLCELNVLEQSANVCRTSIVQEAWSRGQHLAVHAWIYSLQDGLLRDLEFTHARPDRPNQPAP; from the coding sequence GTGTCCATACTCCAGCACTTGTTCGTCCAAAATCGAGCGTGGGCGGTTGCGACCGAACGCCAGCGCCCCGGCTTCTTCGCCGCCCTCGCCACCCAGCAGGCACCCCGGTACCTCTGGATCGGTTGCTCCGACAGTCGGGTGCCGGCCAGTGAAATCGTCGGGCTCATGCCGGGCGAACTGTTCGTGCACCGGAACGTCGGGAACGTCGTGGTGCATACCGATCTCAACTGCCTGTCGGTCCTTCAGTACGCGGTTGATGTGATCAAGGTGGAGCACATCATCGTGTGCGGTCACTATGGCTGCGGAGGCGTGCGGGCGGCATGGGACGCGGTGCCGTTGGGTCTGATCGACAATTGGCTCCGCCATATCCAGGACGTGGCCGACCGGCATCGCGAGGACCTCGCCGCCCGGCCGACCGCCGAGAACCGGGTGGACCGGCTCTGCGAGCTGAACGTCCTCGAGCAATCGGCCAACGTCTGTCGGACCTCGATCGTCCAGGAGGCGTGGAGCCGCGGCCAGCACCTCGCGGTTCATGCCTGGATCTACTCCCTCCAGGACGGCCTGCTTCGGGACCTGGAGTTCACGCATGCCCGCCCTGACCGGCCGAACCAGCCGGCGCCTTGA
- a CDS encoding CocE/NonD family hydrolase, with the protein MMRIRAVTFAVGLIGTFTVRTTLAQRPEAGNYSTVRYQIVETRSIMVTMRDGVRVSVDLYRPAAPGPQAGILYITPYDNAGIRARARWFAERGFAVIAVDSRGRFDSEGDWDPFTPNHKTDGYDLVEWIAKQPWSNGRVGMIGGSYSGWTQWWTASQAPPALKAIAPQVAPPDQMENIPYQNGIMLGAFVDWAGWMSGRTAQVVDSGPYGGYTNTRARDLWHTPYLTLNEARGLAFAPWWETWIRANLSTHPYWKGISYQGPENYARMTVPALNMTGWFDADFPGSPMNYLGMKAYGGSVEGRRPKLMIGPWYHGLNERVVGGIDYGPEALIDLDGYIARWYDYYLKGIDNGVVNDPPVWVFVMGPNRWYAEKDWPLPETKWTPYYLTSGGRANSLKGDGVLSATQPKTAGLDTYVYDPEHPTQSTYGTHGHIPGAVDARLGAIGDEVVVYQTPVLGEDVEVTGPIEATLFAATSAKDTDWMLRLVDVHPSGYAALLGEGIMRARNRDPAAGGRFNAAQLSTIEPNKVYEYRIKFWRVTGNVFAKGHRIRLEISSSYYPFYLRNLNSGADNAGLATESVVATQRIHHGATYPSRILLPVIPARGDR; encoded by the coding sequence ATGATGAGGATCCGCGCGGTTACGTTCGCGGTGGGGCTGATCGGCACGTTCACCGTTCGCACCACGCTGGCCCAGCGGCCTGAGGCCGGGAATTACTCGACGGTCCGATACCAGATCGTCGAGACCCGGAGCATCATGGTCACGATGCGCGACGGGGTCCGGGTGTCGGTGGACCTCTATCGGCCGGCCGCTCCGGGGCCGCAGGCCGGGATTCTCTACATCACGCCCTATGACAACGCCGGGATCCGGGCCCGGGCCCGATGGTTTGCCGAGCGCGGTTTCGCGGTCATCGCGGTTGACTCGCGGGGCCGGTTTGATTCCGAGGGTGATTGGGACCCGTTCACCCCCAACCACAAGACCGACGGCTACGATCTGGTCGAGTGGATTGCCAAGCAGCCGTGGAGCAACGGCCGGGTCGGGATGATCGGCGGATCGTACTCGGGCTGGACCCAATGGTGGACGGCCAGCCAGGCGCCGCCGGCGCTCAAGGCGATCGCGCCGCAGGTCGCGCCCCCCGACCAGATGGAGAACATCCCCTATCAGAACGGGATCATGTTGGGGGCCTTCGTCGATTGGGCCGGTTGGATGTCGGGCCGGACCGCGCAGGTGGTCGACAGTGGTCCGTACGGCGGCTACACCAACACCCGGGCCCGCGACCTCTGGCACACCCCGTACCTCACGCTCAACGAGGCGCGCGGGCTGGCGTTTGCGCCTTGGTGGGAGACCTGGATCCGGGCCAACCTCTCGACCCATCCCTATTGGAAAGGGATCTCGTATCAGGGCCCCGAGAACTACGCCCGGATGACGGTGCCGGCGCTCAACATGACCGGCTGGTTCGATGCGGATTTCCCGGGCTCGCCGATGAATTATCTCGGCATGAAAGCCTACGGTGGGTCCGTCGAGGGGCGCCGGCCCAAGCTGATGATCGGACCGTGGTACCACGGGCTCAACGAACGGGTGGTGGGCGGCATCGACTACGGGCCCGAGGCCTTGATCGATCTCGACGGCTATATCGCCCGGTGGTACGACTACTACCTCAAGGGGATCGACAACGGCGTCGTCAACGATCCGCCGGTCTGGGTCTTCGTGATGGGGCCGAACCGGTGGTATGCGGAAAAGGACTGGCCGCTTCCGGAGACCAAGTGGACGCCATACTACTTGACCAGCGGCGGGCGGGCCAACTCGCTCAAGGGTGACGGCGTCTTGTCGGCCACCCAGCCGAAGACGGCCGGGCTCGATACCTACGTGTACGATCCCGAGCACCCGACCCAGTCGACCTACGGAACCCACGGCCACATTCCCGGCGCGGTCGATGCCCGGCTCGGTGCCATCGGCGACGAGGTCGTGGTCTACCAGACCCCGGTGCTCGGCGAAGACGTCGAGGTCACCGGGCCGATCGAGGCGACCCTGTTTGCCGCCACCTCGGCGAAGGACACCGATTGGATGCTCCGGCTGGTCGACGTCCATCCGAGCGGCTATGCGGCGTTGCTCGGCGAAGGCATCATGCGGGCGCGGAACCGCGACCCGGCCGCGGGAGGGCGGTTCAACGCGGCGCAGTTGAGCACCATCGAACCCAATAAGGTCTACGAGTACCGGATCAAGTTCTGGCGAGTTACCGGCAACGTCTTTGCGAAGGGCCACCGGATCCGGCTCGAGATCTCGAGCAGCTACTATCCGTTCTATCTCCGAAATCTCAATTCCGGCGCCGACAACGCCGGACTGGCCACCGAGTCGGTGGTGGCGACGCAACGGATTCACCATGGAGCGACGTATCCCTCGCGGATCCTCCTGCCGGTCATTCCCGCCAGGGGCGACAGGTGA
- a CDS encoding S9 family peptidase, with the protein MPTPSRFLIALAVLATPSVGLTAQTPVANRLMMEDFLNAEAPKDFFRGGGPEISPDGKQVAYSRWWIDKMTDRWKQSVWLVNSDGSKNRWLVDAGGQRWSPDGTRLAFVKLGEPTGAQIFVRYMDAEGAVTQVTRLESGPGNLTWSPDGKWIAFTSMVPEKSKWSTAIPGKPSGATWAEEPKVVDRLQYRSDWNGYVDEGHTQIFVVSASGGTPAQLTEGPWNHSQLSWSKDGRELLFSGLRVPKAEYQWRESEIYAVAVATKAVRQLTARKGPDFGPVVSPDGKMVAYLGYDWTDDTYITNKLYLMGIDGSNPRRIDGSLDRSPENVSWAADGSGVYYVAQDRGQAQLFFAAASGGEPKRLTTGDHLLSDLSLSPTGTAAAILNTNNSPGDVVVFDAKTPAPKRITDLNGDILAGKRLGSVEEIWYPSVEGLKVQGWIVKPPDFDPKKKYPLMLSIHGGPHGMFASSLTYKWWEWQIYAGMGYVVLFTNPRGSSGYGSSFGNEIKNAYPGKDFNDLMAGVDTVINRGYIDTKNLFVYGCSGGGVLTAWVVGHTDRFTAASSECPVINWISFVGTTDGPNWYYNFAKFPWEDPSEHLRRSPLMYVGNVKTPTMVLTAEGDLRTPMPQTEEYYMALKMRQVPTVMVRLKDEWHGYLNRPSNFLHTISFREGWFQNFKKKDGPVP; encoded by the coding sequence ATGCCGACACCGTCCCGTTTCCTGATCGCGCTGGCCGTGCTGGCCACCCCGTCCGTCGGCCTGACCGCCCAAACCCCGGTCGCCAACCGCCTCATGATGGAAGACTTCCTCAACGCCGAAGCGCCGAAGGATTTCTTTCGGGGCGGCGGACCGGAGATCTCACCGGACGGCAAGCAAGTGGCCTACTCGCGGTGGTGGATCGACAAGATGACCGATCGATGGAAACAGTCGGTCTGGCTGGTCAACAGCGATGGCTCCAAGAACCGGTGGCTGGTCGACGCCGGGGGCCAGCGGTGGTCTCCGGACGGGACCCGGCTCGCCTTCGTGAAACTCGGCGAGCCGACCGGGGCGCAGATCTTCGTCCGCTACATGGACGCCGAAGGGGCGGTGACCCAGGTCACCCGGCTCGAGTCGGGGCCGGGCAACCTGACCTGGTCGCCCGATGGCAAGTGGATCGCGTTCACGTCCATGGTGCCGGAAAAATCCAAGTGGAGCACGGCGATACCCGGCAAGCCCTCGGGGGCCACCTGGGCCGAGGAACCGAAGGTGGTCGACCGGCTCCAGTATCGGTCCGATTGGAACGGGTACGTCGACGAGGGGCACACCCAGATCTTCGTCGTCTCGGCCAGTGGGGGGACACCGGCCCAACTGACCGAGGGCCCGTGGAATCACAGCCAGTTGTCGTGGTCGAAGGACGGCCGGGAACTTCTCTTCAGCGGGCTTCGGGTTCCGAAGGCGGAGTATCAGTGGCGGGAGTCGGAGATCTACGCGGTGGCCGTGGCTACCAAGGCGGTCCGACAGCTGACCGCCCGGAAGGGGCCGGACTTCGGGCCGGTGGTGTCGCCCGATGGGAAGATGGTGGCGTATCTCGGCTATGACTGGACCGACGACACCTACATCACCAACAAGTTGTACCTGATGGGCATCGACGGATCGAATCCGCGCCGGATCGACGGCTCGCTCGACCGTTCACCTGAAAACGTGTCGTGGGCGGCCGATGGCAGCGGCGTGTATTACGTCGCGCAAGACCGGGGGCAGGCGCAGTTGTTCTTTGCCGCCGCGTCCGGGGGCGAACCGAAACGGCTCACCACGGGTGATCACCTGTTGAGCGATCTCAGTCTCTCGCCGACCGGCACTGCTGCGGCGATCCTCAACACCAATAACTCCCCCGGCGACGTGGTGGTGTTCGACGCGAAGACTCCGGCGCCCAAGCGAATCACCGACTTGAATGGGGACATCCTGGCCGGCAAGCGGCTCGGCAGCGTGGAAGAGATCTGGTATCCGTCGGTCGAGGGGCTCAAGGTCCAGGGCTGGATCGTCAAGCCGCCGGATTTCGATCCCAAGAAGAAGTATCCGCTGATGTTGTCGATTCATGGCGGGCCGCACGGAATGTTCGCGAGCTCGCTGACCTATAAGTGGTGGGAGTGGCAGATCTACGCCGGGATGGGCTACGTGGTGCTGTTCACCAACCCGCGGGGCAGTTCAGGCTATGGAAGCAGCTTCGGCAATGAGATCAAGAACGCGTATCCGGGAAAAGACTTCAACGACTTGATGGCGGGGGTCGACACGGTCATCAACCGGGGCTACATCGATACCAAGAACCTGTTCGTCTACGGCTGCAGCGGCGGCGGGGTGCTGACGGCCTGGGTCGTGGGTCACACCGACCGGTTCACCGCGGCATCGTCGGAGTGTCCGGTGATCAACTGGATCTCCTTCGTCGGAACCACCGACGGGCCCAACTGGTACTACAACTTCGCCAAGTTCCCCTGGGAGGATCCGTCGGAGCATCTCCGGCGCTCGCCGCTGATGTACGTCGGCAACGTCAAGACGCCGACGATGGTGCTGACGGCCGAGGGCGATCTCCGGACCCCGATGCCGCAGACGGAGGAGTATTACATGGCGTTGAAGATGCGGCAGGTGCCGACGGTGATGGTGCGGCTCAAGGACGAGTGGCATGGGTACTTAAACCGGCCCTCGAACTTCCTCCACACGATTTCGTTCCGGGAGGGGTGGTTCCAGAACTTCAAGAAGAAGGACGGCCCCGTGCCCTGA
- a CDS encoding penicillin acylase family protein — MTNAFSWRMLWLVASIVAAGSPPAPLGAQAGRTTIYRDTWGVPHIYADREADGYYGFGFVAAEDEGEFIGRIALASRGTAASALGAEGVESDYTSRLWRHYAESRIGLNRLSPELRRNYDRWAQGFNQYVTDHRTALPAWMPVLTAVDLVAISRWLLWLAYQAGDGLSKCRASGVELSAATEAGLANRAVAASNEWVVAPWRTAGGRTMVLSDPHGGVDGQFVFEFRLHAGQLEIGGFSVVAMPLLIQNRRVSWGMTTGAPSVADCYEVRLDPGSTDRYQIDGRPHRIIRESTRIEVAGGPPVVRTLEYTRHNGVLSPVVARKDGKVWVVSTSYMDRAGDFDEEVYRMALARNVGEVKAAMRIQGMFPQNVMVGDADGGSFYLRAGRTPRRPPGVNWRRALDGNTAKTAWLGIHPVEDLVQIENPTSGYMLNNNIAPDRMFEGSPLTADRYPDYIFNDQSGRTNSRGRRATEVLSAAVRFTAADAIDLALDEQWIDTDRWREALRRTLASDPARIAAFSPAARILADRLLRFDGQARADSKAALGYWYWRTTLLRQAGAAGTMAVLDSGTNPAAPIGAGVADRVFAALDGAVAAMARESRTEATLGEVFRIGRPGSTSYPVGGVALAPDNRALCEGLVSWNLLCVHTLRAFTATAPDSSGHRMAEIGSRLLRLTIFSDPIQSFTLHNFGQTPKAGSPHRDDQARLTSERRLKPMLFDRAELMPHVTSQMTLEVPPL; from the coding sequence GTGACGAATGCCTTTTCGTGGCGGATGCTCTGGCTGGTCGCGTCAATCGTGGCGGCCGGATCGCCGCCCGCCCCGCTCGGCGCCCAAGCCGGCCGGACCACCATCTACCGAGATACCTGGGGCGTGCCCCATATCTACGCCGACCGGGAAGCCGACGGATACTACGGTTTCGGGTTCGTCGCCGCGGAAGACGAGGGTGAGTTCATCGGCCGGATTGCTCTGGCCTCCCGCGGCACCGCCGCTTCGGCGTTAGGCGCCGAGGGAGTCGAGTCGGACTACACCTCCCGGCTCTGGCGCCACTATGCCGAGTCTCGAATCGGGCTCAACCGGCTCAGCCCGGAATTGCGGCGGAACTACGACCGGTGGGCCCAGGGCTTTAACCAGTACGTGACCGACCATCGGACGGCCCTGCCGGCGTGGATGCCGGTGCTTACCGCCGTCGATTTGGTCGCCATTTCCCGGTGGCTGCTCTGGCTTGCCTATCAGGCCGGCGACGGATTGTCGAAATGCCGGGCCTCGGGCGTGGAGTTGTCGGCGGCCACGGAGGCCGGGCTCGCCAATCGGGCGGTGGCCGCTTCGAACGAATGGGTGGTGGCTCCCTGGCGAACCGCCGGCGGCCGCACCATGGTGCTGAGCGACCCCCATGGCGGAGTCGACGGGCAGTTTGTCTTTGAGTTCCGGCTCCATGCGGGCCAACTGGAGATCGGCGGGTTTTCCGTTGTGGCGATGCCGCTGTTGATCCAGAATCGCCGGGTGTCGTGGGGCATGACCACGGGGGCCCCGAGCGTGGCGGATTGCTATGAGGTCCGGCTCGATCCGGGTAGCACCGACCGCTATCAGATTGATGGCCGCCCGCACCGAATCATTCGAGAGTCCACTCGGATCGAGGTAGCGGGCGGGCCGCCGGTGGTTCGGACCCTCGAATACACCCGGCACAATGGCGTCCTCTCGCCGGTGGTGGCCCGGAAGGACGGCAAGGTCTGGGTGGTCAGCACCAGTTACATGGACCGGGCCGGTGATTTCGACGAAGAAGTGTACCGGATGGCGCTGGCCCGGAATGTCGGGGAGGTCAAAGCCGCCATGCGGATTCAAGGGATGTTCCCACAAAACGTCATGGTGGGCGACGCCGACGGCGGCAGTTTTTACCTCCGAGCGGGGCGAACGCCCCGCCGCCCGCCGGGTGTCAACTGGCGGCGGGCGCTCGACGGCAACACCGCCAAGACCGCCTGGCTCGGTATCCACCCGGTCGAGGACCTGGTTCAGATCGAGAACCCCACCAGCGGCTACATGCTGAACAACAACATCGCGCCCGACCGGATGTTCGAGGGCAGCCCGCTTACCGCCGACCGGTATCCGGACTACATCTTCAACGACCAATCGGGGCGTACCAACTCACGGGGCCGGCGAGCGACCGAGGTCCTGTCGGCGGCCGTTCGGTTCACGGCCGCGGACGCGATCGACTTGGCGCTCGATGAACAATGGATCGACACTGACCGGTGGCGAGAGGCGCTCCGCCGGACCCTGGCGAGCGATCCGGCCCGAATCGCCGCCTTCTCGCCTGCCGCCCGGATCCTTGCCGATCGATTGCTTCGATTCGACGGCCAGGCGCGGGCGGATTCGAAGGCCGCGTTAGGTTATTGGTATTGGCGGACGACCCTGCTCCGCCAGGCGGGTGCCGCGGGGACCATGGCGGTCCTGGATTCCGGCACCAATCCGGCCGCTCCAATCGGGGCCGGCGTGGCCGACCGGGTATTCGCCGCGCTTGACGGAGCGGTCGCGGCCATGGCCCGGGAGAGCCGGACCGAGGCGACCCTGGGTGAGGTGTTTCGGATCGGCCGCCCCGGTTCGACCTCATACCCGGTAGGCGGCGTGGCCCTCGCACCCGATAACCGGGCCCTCTGCGAGGGCTTGGTGTCGTGGAACCTGCTCTGCGTCCATACCCTTCGGGCCTTCACGGCAACGGCACCCGACTCGAGCGGCCACCGGATGGCCGAGATCGGGTCGCGGTTGTTGCGGTTGACGATCTTCAGCGACCCGATCCAGTCGTTCACCCTTCATAATTTCGGCCAGACCCCGAAGGCCGGTTCGCCCCATCGGGACGACCAAGCCCGGTTGACCAGCGAACGGCGCCTCAAGCCGATGCTGTTCGACCGAGCGGAGCTGATGCCCCATGTCACATCGCAGATGACCCTCGAGGTACCGCCGCTATGA